A section of the Chryseobacterium scophthalmum genome encodes:
- the gcvP gene encoding aminomethyl-transferring glycine dehydrogenase: MNTEQFVSRHISLNEADKQAMLEKVGVSSIEELISQTIPSSIRLENDLNISEPLSEYQMLNHSKELASKNTDYTSYIGFGYHNTLLPSAIQRNIFENPSWYTAYTPYQAEIAQGRLEALLNYQTVVCDLTGFALANASLLDESTAAAEAMHMFFNNRTKDQKKAGANKFFISDLVLPQTVSVLRTKAEGLAIEIVVGDHKTHQFDESYYGVLLQYPGKNGIVLDYTEDIVEYKKLDLQVVVACDPMALVKLKSPASMGADCAVGTSQRFGIPLGYGGPHAAFFSCKEDYKRDIPGRIIGVSQDMYGKRALRMALQTREQHIKRERATSNICTAQVLLAVMAGMYAVYHGPKGLNYIADQIHFKANALKGGLKALGYEIAEEPIFDTVKIVMAEDEKARLNRLMLDHNLNLNYFTEGVVSVAINESTTLEKLNVLMASFAQFKDKQTFKLEIKEGYSIPEENLRKDEILTEEVFNKYHTETELMRYIKRLERKDLSLTHSMISLGSCTMKLNAATQMLPLSWADWGSVHPFVPVNQAGGYQEMIKELEKDLSEITGFAGTSLQPNSGAQGEYAGLMVIREYHISRGEGHRNVVLIPQSAHGTNPASAAMAGMKIVVVKNLESGEIDFEDFKAKTEQHSENLSCVMITYPSTYGFFDANIKEITQLVHDHGGQVYMDGANMNAQVGYTSPGNIGADVCHLNLHKTFAIPHGGGGPGVGPICVAKHLVSFLPTNANINVGSNEAIAGISAAPYGSGLILNISYAYIKMLGTSGLKKATEHAILNANYLKEILAEHFPILYSNTEGRVAHECIVDFRQFKSLGIEVADVAKRLMDYGFHAPTVSFPVAGTLMIEPTESESKSEIDRFAEALIAIKHEIDEIANGEADQANNVLKNAPHTEQLVISDSWDKPYSREKAAYPLEWVRDHKFFASVSRVDEAYGDRNLVCTCEPIEAYM, translated from the coding sequence ATGAATACAGAACAGTTTGTGAGCCGTCACATCTCCTTAAACGAAGCCGATAAACAGGCAATGTTGGAAAAAGTTGGCGTTTCAAGTATCGAAGAGTTAATTTCTCAAACCATTCCATCATCAATCCGTTTAGAAAATGATCTGAATATTTCTGAGCCACTTTCAGAGTATCAAATGTTGAATCATTCGAAAGAATTGGCATCGAAGAACACGGATTATACAAGCTATATTGGGTTTGGATACCACAATACCTTATTGCCATCGGCAATTCAGAGAAATATCTTTGAAAATCCAAGTTGGTATACAGCTTACACGCCTTACCAAGCGGAAATTGCACAGGGAAGATTAGAAGCTTTGCTTAATTATCAAACTGTTGTGTGCGATCTGACAGGTTTTGCTTTGGCAAATGCATCTTTGTTGGACGAATCTACGGCAGCTGCAGAAGCAATGCACATGTTCTTCAACAACAGAACAAAAGATCAGAAAAAAGCGGGAGCAAACAAGTTCTTTATCTCTGATTTGGTATTGCCTCAAACCGTTTCTGTTTTAAGAACAAAAGCTGAAGGTTTAGCAATCGAAATCGTAGTAGGTGATCACAAAACGCATCAGTTTGACGAATCTTATTACGGAGTTTTACTTCAGTATCCTGGTAAAAACGGAATCGTTTTAGACTATACAGAAGACATCGTTGAGTACAAAAAATTAGATTTACAGGTTGTTGTAGCTTGTGATCCGATGGCTTTGGTTAAATTAAAATCTCCTGCATCTATGGGTGCTGACTGTGCGGTTGGTACTTCGCAGAGATTCGGTATTCCATTAGGTTACGGTGGTCCTCACGCAGCATTTTTCTCTTGTAAAGAAGATTATAAAAGAGATATTCCTGGAAGAATCATCGGGGTTTCTCAGGATATGTATGGAAAACGTGCATTGAGAATGGCTTTACAAACGAGAGAGCAACATATTAAAAGAGAAAGAGCAACTTCAAACATTTGTACAGCTCAGGTTCTTTTAGCTGTTATGGCTGGAATGTACGCTGTTTATCACGGTCCAAAAGGATTAAATTATATCGCTGATCAGATTCACTTTAAAGCTAATGCATTAAAAGGTGGATTGAAAGCTTTAGGATATGAAATCGCAGAAGAGCCAATCTTCGACACCGTGAAAATCGTAATGGCTGAAGATGAAAAAGCAAGATTAAACAGATTGATGCTTGATCATAATTTAAACCTTAACTATTTCACAGAAGGAGTTGTAAGTGTTGCAATCAATGAAAGTACTACGTTAGAAAAACTAAATGTTTTGATGGCTTCTTTCGCTCAGTTTAAAGACAAGCAGACTTTCAAATTAGAAATAAAAGAAGGATACAGTATTCCTGAAGAAAATCTTAGAAAAGATGAGATTCTTACGGAAGAAGTATTCAACAAATACCATACAGAGACAGAATTGATGCGTTACATCAAGCGTCTTGAAAGAAAAGATCTATCATTAACTCACTCAATGATTTCTCTTGGTTCTTGTACAATGAAGCTGAATGCTGCGACTCAGATGTTGCCACTTTCGTGGGCAGATTGGGGAAGTGTTCACCCGTTTGTACCGGTAAATCAGGCAGGAGGTTATCAGGAAATGATTAAAGAATTAGAGAAAGATCTTTCTGAAATCACAGGTTTTGCAGGAACTTCTCTTCAGCCAAATTCTGGAGCTCAAGGTGAATATGCAGGTTTGATGGTGATTAGAGAATATCACATCTCAAGAGGTGAAGGTCACAGAAATGTGGTGTTGATTCCTCAGTCTGCACACGGAACAAACCCGGCTTCTGCAGCAATGGCAGGAATGAAAATTGTTGTTGTTAAAAATCTTGAAAGCGGAGAAATTGATTTCGAAGACTTCAAAGCTAAAACAGAACAACACTCAGAGAATCTTTCTTGTGTGATGATCACGTATCCGTCAACTTACGGATTCTTTGATGCAAACATTAAAGAAATTACTCAACTGGTTCACGATCATGGTGGACAAGTTTATATGGATGGTGCCAATATGAATGCTCAGGTAGGATATACAAGCCCTGGAAATATCGGAGCAGACGTTTGTCACTTAAATCTTCACAAAACTTTCGCTATTCCTCACGGAGGTGGAGGTCCTGGAGTTGGTCCAATCTGTGTGGCTAAACATTTGGTTTCTTTCTTGCCTACCAATGCAAATATTAATGTAGGTTCTAATGAAGCCATTGCAGGAATTTCTGCTGCACCTTATGGTTCAGGATTGATTTTAAATATTTCTTACGCTTACATCAAAATGTTGGGAACTTCAGGTTTGAAAAAAGCAACGGAGCATGCAATTTTAAATGCAAACTATTTAAAAGAAATCTTAGCAGAGCATTTCCCTATTTTATATTCAAATACTGAAGGTAGAGTAGCGCATGAGTGTATCGTAGATTTCCGTCAGTTCAAATCTTTAGGAATTGAAGTGGCTGATGTTGCGAAAAGATTGATGGATTACGGTTTCCACGCTCCAACAGTTTCTTTCCCGGTTGCAGGAACATTGATGATTGAGCCTACAGAATCTGAAAGCAAATCTGAAATCGACCGTTTTGCTGAAGCTTTAATTGCTATCAAACATGAAATTGATGAGATTGCAAATGGAGAAGCTGACCAAGCAAACAACGTATTGAAAAATGCTCCTCACACTGAGCAATTGGTGATTTCTGATTCTTGGGATAAACCATACAGCAGAGAGAAAGCAGCTTATCCGCTAGAGTGGGTAAGAGATCACAAATTCTTTGCTTCGGTTTCCAGAGTTGATGAAGCTTACGGAGACAGAAACTTAGTTTGTACTTGTGAGCCGATTGAAGCTTATATGTAA
- a CDS encoding leucine-rich repeat domain-containing protein produces MKNIFSILYLLGMCGFVHSQNVYYTPPTVKEKTAEKVKNYFSSLEEALQYSHPEYVISLDLEYTNVKVIPKQIGKFKNLENLSLSRRRLTNLPAEIGKLTKMKRLFLSGNNFTSFPSGITNMKDLYELSLGFTPIKALPKDINKLKNLQILNLMSAGLTELPEKFGELQKLEYLSLSGNNIKKFPNSFYKLNLKMLTFSKAYLSESEKEKIKKAFPKCRILFE; encoded by the coding sequence ATGAAAAATATTTTTTCAATACTATATCTTTTGGGGATGTGCGGTTTCGTACATTCCCAAAATGTTTATTATACGCCTCCAACTGTAAAAGAAAAGACTGCTGAAAAAGTCAAAAACTATTTTTCATCTTTAGAAGAAGCTCTTCAATATAGTCATCCGGAATATGTTATATCTCTTGATTTAGAATATACTAATGTAAAGGTGATTCCAAAACAAATAGGGAAATTTAAAAATCTTGAGAATTTAAGCCTAAGCAGAAGACGTCTTACTAATCTTCCAGCTGAAATAGGTAAATTAACAAAAATGAAAAGACTTTTTTTATCCGGAAATAATTTTACCAGTTTTCCTTCAGGAATAACAAATATGAAAGATTTATATGAGTTAAGCTTAGGTTTTACACCGATTAAAGCACTTCCAAAGGATATTAACAAACTTAAAAATCTACAAATTTTAAATCTAATGTCTGCAGGATTAACTGAACTTCCAGAAAAATTTGGAGAATTACAGAAACTAGAGTATTTATCTTTAAGTGGGAATAATATCAAGAAATTTCCCAACTCATTTTATAAATTAAATCTTAAAATGCTAACTTTTAGTAAAGCTTATTTATCTGAAAGCGAAAAAGAAAAAATTAAAAAGGCATTTCCTAAATGCAGAATTTTATTTGAATAA
- a CDS encoding S9 family peptidase yields MNLNSKILGITQVVITSLMINAQTTENKLPGDPTLVSSKATIEKLISYDKGNFKYKVEDYFARPKASQFKISPDGLYLSYKEKDKDSKNHVYVKDLRSGKITKALVEKDDLIRSYGWLDKKRLFYTQDKGGNENIHLYAADIDGKNLKDLTPFEGITLNSVRLIKDTEFVIVSMNKNNKQIFEPYKINFNTGEITQLYENKDVKSPIDDYLFDRQGNLRGYTILENGLTTKLFYKDLQTGKFNLVKATDWKDTFSVISFNDNSKNKDEVYLVTNLGSDKSRIVLYDLKKKVIIKEIYSNPTFDVSSIAQAGKSRNYELDYISYNGIKNETIPVSKFYKEIHDKLTSEFGEKQFGIASSDDKNEKLLVVVDSDKLYGKYYEYDTKTKTTKLLFDLMPQLKEEDMAEMRPIQFKSRDGLTIHGYITLPKAALNGEKVPLIVNPHGGPQGIRDDWGFNPETQLFASRGYATLQVNFRISGGYGKEFQTSGYKQIGRKAMDDVEDGVKYAIEQGWIDKNKVAIYGGSHGGYATLMGLIKTPDLYSCGVDYVGVSNIFTFFDSFPEYWKPYKEMVKQIWYDLDNPEEAKIAKEVSPVFQIDKIKKPLFVVQGANDPRVNINESDQIVKALRSKGFEVPYMVKYDEGHGFGKEPNRIEFYKSMLGFFAENFNK; encoded by the coding sequence ATGAATTTAAATTCCAAAATTTTAGGTATTACACAAGTGGTAATCACAAGTCTCATGATAAATGCACAAACTACTGAAAACAAATTGCCGGGCGACCCGACATTGGTTTCATCAAAAGCTACAATAGAAAAGCTTATTTCCTATGACAAAGGAAACTTTAAATACAAAGTAGAAGATTATTTTGCAAGACCGAAAGCTTCACAATTTAAAATTTCTCCAGACGGACTTTATTTATCTTACAAAGAAAAAGATAAGGACAGCAAAAACCATGTCTATGTAAAAGATTTAAGATCGGGAAAAATTACAAAAGCATTGGTTGAAAAAGATGACTTGATAAGAAGTTATGGCTGGCTCGATAAAAAGCGTCTGTTTTACACACAGGATAAAGGTGGAAACGAAAATATCCATTTGTATGCAGCTGATATTGACGGTAAAAACTTAAAAGATTTGACTCCTTTTGAAGGAATTACGTTAAATTCTGTAAGATTGATTAAAGATACAGAGTTTGTTATTGTGAGCATGAATAAGAACAATAAACAGATCTTCGAACCGTATAAGATCAATTTTAATACAGGTGAAATTACGCAGTTGTATGAAAATAAAGATGTAAAAAGTCCGATTGATGATTATCTTTTCGACAGACAAGGGAATCTGAGAGGCTACACTATCCTTGAAAATGGTTTGACAACTAAACTGTTTTATAAAGATTTGCAGACGGGTAAATTTAATCTTGTTAAAGCGACCGATTGGAAAGATACTTTTAGCGTAATTAGTTTTAATGATAATTCTAAAAACAAAGATGAGGTTTATCTGGTAACCAATCTTGGGAGTGATAAATCCAGAATTGTATTGTATGATTTGAAGAAAAAAGTAATCATTAAAGAAATCTATTCTAATCCGACATTTGATGTTTCTTCAATAGCGCAGGCTGGAAAAAGCAGAAATTATGAGCTAGATTACATCAGTTATAACGGAATTAAAAATGAAACGATTCCTGTAAGTAAATTCTACAAAGAAATTCATGATAAGCTGACTTCTGAATTTGGCGAGAAACAGTTTGGAATTGCTTCTTCAGATGATAAAAACGAAAAATTATTAGTTGTTGTTGACAGTGATAAACTGTATGGAAAGTATTATGAATACGATACAAAAACCAAAACAACTAAACTTCTTTTTGATTTGATGCCTCAGTTAAAAGAAGAAGATATGGCAGAAATGCGTCCTATTCAGTTTAAAAGTAGAGACGGACTTACCATTCACGGATATATTACACTCCCAAAAGCGGCATTGAACGGTGAAAAGGTTCCTTTGATTGTCAATCCTCATGGCGGTCCGCAAGGAATAAGAGATGATTGGGGTTTCAATCCTGAAACACAATTGTTTGCAAGCAGAGGTTATGCTACTTTGCAGGTTAATTTCAGAATTTCAGGAGGGTATGGAAAGGAATTTCAAACATCCGGATACAAACAAATCGGCCGTAAAGCGATGGATGATGTAGAAGATGGTGTAAAATATGCGATTGAACAAGGCTGGATCGATAAAAACAAAGTAGCGATTTACGGTGGAAGTCACGGTGGTTACGCTACATTGATGGGATTGATTAAAACTCCTGATTTATACTCTTGCGGAGTTGATTATGTAGGAGTTTCCAATATTTTCACGTTCTTCGATTCTTTCCCGGAATATTGGAAGCCGTATAAAGAAATGGTAAAACAAATCTGGTATGATTTAGACAATCCTGAAGAAGCTAAAATAGCAAAAGAAGTTTCACCGGTTTTCCAGATCGATAAGATTAAAAAGCCTTTATTTGTGGTTCAGGGAGCGAATGACCCGAGGGTAAATATCAATGAATCTGACCAAATCGTTAAAGCTTTACGAAGCAAAGGATTTGAAGTTCCTTACATGGTAAAATATGACGAAGGACACGGTTTTGGAAAAGAACCCAACAGAATTGAGTTTTATAAATCGATGTTAGGTTTCTTTGCTGAGAATTTCAATAAATAA
- a CDS encoding LamG-like jellyroll fold domain-containing protein produces the protein MKNKSLLIKQTFTSLLLCGITFSVDLKSQTLAFPEATGFGRFTTGARGAANPQIYLVTNLNDSGAGSFRDAVSQPGRFVIFKVGGIVNLQSVVAVASNTTIAGQTAPGEGILFLGPRVSFSGSNNTIARYFRVRYGGTSQNQDASGIANGANIILDHMTFTWGTDEVFSVNWDNNGTAPDNITIQNSIIGQGLHRHNHSAGGLMQPPPGGKISLIGNLYICNKTRNNKIKGINEFVNNVVYNWGNYGNTYGHTQSGEAYIMGGDSAGASYANIINNYFIGGPNTSSTVSTPFSVGNANFNLYGSGNYFDNNKNGVLDGTLVPQNLTGYPVGDINAIQATSYDYPMKNPTLTAQGAFDNIVSKVGASYPRRDQVDQLMISDLMSKGTTATYVYVQSDLTTQFGFTNGGAGHVYGAPAPLDTDNDGMPDAWETANGLNPNVFDALAVSTTHAPYLNIEVYINGLHNTAAPGFIIPPSNLNFTNPMTTGTPAASSLTVNWNDNATNETNYVLERSTNGTAFTVIATLPANTTTYNEAGLTPNTQYYYRVKAVNATESSVYTSNASVTTPPVPSAPTKATAPNPANGFNDVQLTNGNLLLKWTGSTNTTTYTVYFGTDPQNLSNVATVPYSAAPSYQLSNLNTATNYYWRIDSSNALGSVTGDVWSFRALTPSLVGNWPFSEAPLSGEQIADLTSYANHGTLNVAYDNASVRIPGKENYALDLATSPNTPYIASIPHQDQILFNTNSFTVSYWMKAPTSMIPSSSATSLYVLCKGSFTKNTATGATGKRFNVEIKGGQLRYAIDDDVTKKEITSPIANYFTNNWVHVVIQRDITAHKMRIYTNGVLSAEGDETAVTGIGEASDLIIGNIGELEFLSTTNAPAPYKGAFDELKMFNYALSPTEISALYSQAVLRNAEFSISKNVGTVYPNPVKDQIFIKLPEYKRSSLTATILDMSGKIIVKEKINAKENGIFNLNIVGKKVSGNYILNVSGEELNSNFKIIIQ, from the coding sequence ATGAAAAACAAATCTTTACTCATTAAGCAGACTTTTACCTCCTTATTGCTTTGCGGAATCACATTCTCTGTTGATTTAAAATCTCAAACATTAGCATTTCCGGAAGCTACTGGTTTTGGTAGATTTACTACCGGAGCAAGAGGAGCAGCCAATCCTCAGATTTATTTGGTGACCAATCTAAATGATAGCGGAGCAGGCTCATTCCGTGATGCGGTAAGTCAGCCAGGTCGTTTTGTTATCTTTAAAGTGGGCGGAATTGTTAATTTACAATCGGTGGTTGCTGTAGCAAGCAATACCACGATAGCCGGACAAACTGCTCCCGGAGAAGGAATTTTATTTTTAGGACCGAGAGTTTCATTTTCTGGGTCGAATAATACGATTGCCCGATATTTTCGTGTTCGTTATGGAGGAACTTCCCAAAATCAGGATGCATCAGGAATTGCGAATGGAGCCAATATTATTTTAGATCACATGACCTTTACTTGGGGAACCGATGAGGTTTTTTCTGTTAACTGGGACAACAATGGTACTGCTCCCGATAATATAACGATCCAGAATTCTATTATCGGACAGGGATTGCATCGTCATAATCATTCTGCAGGTGGATTAATGCAGCCTCCTCCAGGCGGAAAAATCAGCTTAATTGGAAATTTATATATCTGTAATAAAACCCGAAATAATAAAATAAAAGGAATCAATGAATTTGTTAATAATGTTGTGTACAATTGGGGTAATTATGGAAATACTTATGGTCATACCCAATCAGGAGAAGCCTATATTATGGGCGGAGATTCTGCGGGAGCTTCTTATGCAAACATCATCAACAATTATTTTATCGGAGGTCCCAATACAAGTTCTACCGTTTCTACACCTTTCAGCGTAGGAAATGCCAACTTCAATCTATATGGTTCCGGAAATTATTTTGATAATAATAAAAATGGCGTTCTGGACGGGACTTTAGTTCCTCAGAATTTAACGGGATATCCTGTCGGAGATATCAACGCCATTCAGGCAACTTCGTATGATTATCCGATGAAAAACCCGACCTTGACTGCACAAGGAGCTTTTGATAATATTGTTTCAAAAGTAGGAGCTTCTTATCCGAGACGTGATCAGGTAGATCAACTGATGATTTCAGATTTGATGTCGAAAGGTACAACCGCAACTTATGTTTATGTGCAAAGCGATCTAACCACTCAGTTTGGTTTTACCAATGGTGGAGCAGGGCACGTTTATGGCGCTCCGGCTCCTTTAGATACCGATAATGACGGAATGCCGGATGCGTGGGAAACTGCAAACGGACTGAATCCAAATGTTTTCGATGCTTTGGCAGTAAGCACAACACACGCTCCGTATCTGAATATTGAAGTTTATATTAACGGTTTACACAATACCGCCGCTCCGGGTTTTATTATTCCGCCATCCAATTTAAATTTTACTAATCCAATGACTACGGGAACTCCGGCTGCAAGTTCATTAACGGTTAATTGGAACGATAACGCAACCAATGAAACTAATTATGTATTAGAACGTTCTACCAACGGAACTGCATTTACAGTCATTGCAACATTACCTGCGAATACAACGACCTATAATGAAGCGGGTTTAACGCCAAACACTCAATATTATTACAGAGTGAAAGCAGTGAATGCTACAGAATCTTCTGTGTATACTTCAAATGCTTCTGTAACTACTCCTCCTGTTCCATCAGCGCCTACAAAAGCCACTGCTCCAAATCCTGCCAATGGTTTTAATGACGTACAGTTGACCAATGGAAATTTACTTTTAAAATGGACAGGAAGTACCAACACCACTACATATACTGTTTATTTTGGAACAGATCCACAGAATTTAAGCAATGTAGCTACCGTTCCATATTCTGCTGCGCCATCATATCAACTAAGTAATTTAAATACAGCAACCAATTATTATTGGAGAATTGATTCGTCTAATGCATTGGGTTCTGTAACTGGCGATGTTTGGAGTTTCCGTGCATTGACGCCTAGCCTTGTCGGAAACTGGCCATTTTCAGAAGCACCTTTATCGGGTGAGCAGATTGCAGATCTAACTTCTTATGCAAATCACGGAACATTAAACGTTGCTTATGATAATGCAAGCGTAAGAATTCCCGGAAAAGAAAATTATGCACTAGATCTGGCAACTTCACCCAATACGCCGTACATAGCAAGTATTCCACATCAGGATCAGATCTTATTTAATACGAATTCTTTCACGGTTTCTTATTGGATGAAGGCTCCGACAAGCATGATCCCATCGTCTTCGGCAACCAGTCTTTATGTGTTATGTAAAGGTTCGTTTACCAAGAACACTGCAACAGGAGCTACAGGAAAACGTTTTAATGTAGAAATAAAAGGCGGTCAGTTGCGATATGCAATTGATGATGATGTTACGAAGAAAGAAATCACTTCCCCCATTGCCAATTATTTTACCAACAACTGGGTGCACGTTGTGATACAAAGAGATATTACAGCACATAAAATGAGAATTTACACGAATGGTGTTTTAAGTGCTGAAGGTGATGAAACTGCAGTTACAGGAATTGGTGAAGCAAGTGATCTGATCATCGGAAATATTGGTGAACTTGAATTTTTATCAACGACTAACGCTCCGGCTCCTTATAAAGGTGCTTTTGACGAACTCAAAATGTTCAACTACGCATTGTCTCCAACGGAAATATCAGCTTTATACAGTCAGGCGGTGTTGAGAAATGCGGAATTCAGTATCAGTAAAAATGTGGGAACGGTATATCCGAATCCTGTAAAAGACCAGATCTTCATTAAGCTTCCTGAATATAAAAGATCAAGCTTAACTGCTACAATTTTAGATATGAGCGGGAAAATTATTGTTAAAGAAAAGATCAACGCAAAAGAAAACGGAATTTTTAATTTAAATATTGTCGGGAAAAAAGTTTCAGGAAATTATATACTGAACGTTTCAGGAGAGGAATTGAATAGCAATTTTAAAATTATTATTCAGTAA
- a CDS encoding DUF4932 domain-containing protein, producing MKKTIVLFSILLSLIIQAQDSEELNFDEKYKKEYQGKAKIEIDEVKELLHIMIAITEVGLENDDMVEQKGKYYQDLLQHFKEFKNEKIIIKFDSLVKKNPINYIFLTGNAISYDFKNNELIPNKNFIFPMKSVSSHTKITVNPITTYKKEIEDFALRSNFRKFYKEHLSFYKELIESYNQQANLNEQWQWLEKNFDTKMNSYLIFCSPLINGLNYTTTYKNNDFKQIVMVLPPIGQEKDLTPKQNIVFNTRTMFTEIDHNYVGKPTKKYAKDLENALKDREKWVNTKQEGTEYYPNAERVFDEYMTYSTYYLFCADKFKDDQSTLEYAYNDLNELMKQRGFPKMKEFNDALLALRKKYPNKKIDDLYPEFIQWCSQQ from the coding sequence ATGAAAAAAACAATTGTACTGTTTAGCATTTTATTATCACTTATCATTCAAGCTCAGGATTCAGAAGAATTAAATTTTGATGAAAAGTATAAAAAAGAATATCAGGGAAAAGCAAAAATTGAGATCGATGAAGTAAAAGAACTGCTTCACATTATGATTGCCATCACTGAAGTAGGTTTAGAAAATGATGATATGGTAGAACAGAAAGGGAAATATTACCAAGATCTTCTTCAACATTTTAAAGAATTCAAAAATGAAAAGATCATTATTAAATTTGATTCTTTAGTGAAGAAAAACCCTATCAATTATATATTTCTAACGGGAAATGCCATAAGCTATGACTTTAAAAATAATGAGCTTATTCCTAATAAAAATTTCATATTTCCTATGAAAAGTGTTTCTTCTCACACTAAGATAACGGTTAACCCAATTACTACTTATAAAAAAGAAATTGAAGACTTTGCTTTAAGATCAAATTTCCGAAAATTCTATAAAGAACATCTATCTTTTTATAAAGAATTAATAGAGAGCTATAATCAACAAGCTAATCTTAATGAACAATGGCAATGGCTTGAGAAAAATTTTGATACAAAGATGAATAGTTATCTTATCTTTTGTTCGCCGCTAATTAATGGTCTTAATTATACCACGACCTATAAGAATAACGACTTTAAGCAAATTGTGATGGTACTTCCACCAATCGGACAGGAAAAAGATCTTACTCCGAAACAAAATATTGTCTTTAACACTAGAACAATGTTTACCGAGATAGACCATAATTACGTAGGAAAACCTACCAAAAAATATGCAAAAGACCTTGAAAATGCTTTAAAAGACAGAGAAAAATGGGTAAATACAAAACAGGAAGGTACAGAATATTATCCTAATGCCGAAAGAGTTTTTGATGAATATATGACCTACTCCACTTATTATCTTTTCTGCGCTGACAAATTTAAAGATGATCAAAGTACCTTAGAATACGCATATAATGACCTCAACGAATTGATGAAGCAAAGAGGTTTTCCAAAGATGAAAGAGTTTAATGATGCTTTGTTAGCTCTTAGAAAAAAATATCCTAATAAGAAAATCGATGATCTGTATCCTGAATTTATTCAATGGTGCAGTCAGCAATAA
- a CDS encoding DnaJ domain-containing protein — MKDYYYFLGIPHDASDEDIKKSYRKLSLKYHPDKNQDDDFFADRFKEIQEAYETLSDKGRRITYDQNLESQQKSFRYTVPPSIKTFTANKIHAKKGEEIIITWQTQNADVVKVLPFGLEKAYGERIFKITEFKNGKFQLLLHATNSLLHKTVVQGITITEVFESDGEKFRNRAEELFKSQPRTAMNHKGQPKIFRLIFGLLILALAIYFLISSLTN, encoded by the coding sequence ATGAAAGACTACTATTATTTTCTCGGTATTCCTCACGATGCTTCGGATGAAGACATCAAAAAATCCTACAGAAAACTTTCATTAAAATACCATCCCGACAAAAATCAAGACGATGATTTCTTTGCAGACCGTTTCAAAGAAATTCAGGAGGCGTATGAGACTTTGAGCGATAAAGGAAGAAGAATTACGTACGATCAGAATTTAGAAAGTCAGCAGAAAAGCTTTAGATATACTGTTCCGCCTTCTATTAAAACTTTTACGGCTAATAAAATTCATGCGAAAAAAGGAGAGGAGATCATCATTACCTGGCAAACTCAAAATGCTGATGTGGTAAAAGTTTTACCCTTTGGATTGGAGAAAGCGTATGGAGAAAGAATTTTTAAGATCACAGAATTTAAAAACGGAAAATTCCAACTGTTGCTGCATGCAACCAACTCACTTTTGCATAAAACTGTTGTTCAGGGAATTACAATAACAGAAGTTTTTGAATCTGATGGTGAAAAATTCAGAAACAGGGCAGAAGAGCTTTTCAAATCACAACCAAGAACAGCCATGAATCATAAAGGACAACCAAAAATTTTCAGATTAATCTTTGGGTTGTTGATTTTAGCTTTAGCAATTTACTTTTTAATTAGTAGTCTAACTAACTAA
- a CDS encoding RNA polymerase sigma factor, with protein MPQKEKENIISQTVSSYGGKLMSFIRPKVKNTEDAEDILQEVWYQFSSLTNLSEIVNVGGWLYRVTANKITDKYRKKKTENLEDFVYEDEDGTFSIKDILLLDDSAGPEVKMFQDEIWKKLFAALEELPEKQKLVYMENELNDKTLQQIADEQGENIKTIISRKNYAVKHLRNRLKQLYEDLNN; from the coding sequence ATGCCACAGAAGGAAAAGGAAAACATTATTTCTCAAACCGTATCGAGTTACGGCGGAAAACTGATGTCTTTCATTCGTCCGAAAGTGAAAAATACCGAAGATGCAGAAGATATTCTGCAGGAAGTTTGGTACCAGTTCAGCAGTTTGACCAATCTTTCTGAAATTGTAAATGTTGGCGGATGGTTGTACCGAGTAACGGCTAATAAAATCACCGATAAATACCGTAAAAAGAAAACTGAAAATCTCGAAGATTTTGTCTACGAAGATGAAGACGGAACCTTTTCTATAAAAGATATTCTGCTTCTGGATGACAGCGCAGGACCGGAAGTGAAAATGTTTCAGGATGAGATTTGGAAAAAACTGTTTGCTGCTTTGGAAGAACTTCCCGAAAAACAGAAGTTGGTCTACATGGAAAACGAACTCAACGATAAAACTTTACAGCAAATCGCCGATGAACAGGGTGAAAATATTAAGACCATCATCAGCAGAAAAAACTATGCAGTAAAGCATTTGAGAAACAGATTGAAACAATTGTACGAAGATTTAAATAATTAG